TTTCTTTCCAGCTTTCCAGACCAAATCATCCAGCATAGCTACAAAAGCAACCTTTCCTCCAACTCTTCATCCACATAGTGTAGATTTGAACCACCACTATTGGACCCTTGTTGGGGTCATCTGACAGTAGCTATAACGTTACCTCTACCTTTCAAACCCATACAAGGTGTTTCTCTTTAAGACAACATTGTCCTGTAGTGCTAGGACTCTCTTATAATCCTGTAGCAGTGACTAGCTCTTCCTCCACATCAGACCTTCCAGTTGCACCATATTGAACAAACGTTTCATAGAATCCATTACCAGTTGCAGTAATCTGTTTTGTTGTGATGATTGGTTCAAGAGACAGCATGCCCAACTCATCTTTGGATCCTTCTTTGAAGCTTAAGAGTGCTTGCCTCTCCCTCTCTATGTACTTTGCTTCACCACTTTCTCTTGAGTTGTTGAATAACACAACAAGTCCTTCAGGATCTCCTCCTGCAGGTGCATTAGCTGCAGCCAAAGTGCCAACCAACTACCATATTCCAGAGTGCTTACCTTTCCTTATCATTGCACTTTGCTTCCCACTTTCTTTTGATTGTTGAGTGCCACACCAATTCCTTCAAAGATCTCATCCAGTAGGTGCACTAGCTGCAACCAATCAGCCAAAGTGCCATCCAGCAACCATATTCCAGCCCACGTAGTCACCAGCATCAACTCCATCCAACAACTTTAAATTGATGCAACCTACTAATACAACCTTCATGGCTTTACTCACACCTCCCACCCCAACATACTTCAACGATAGTTATCTCATCCGTCTACTGGCCttatttataactattaatGCAAATCAATGGGTTAAGAATCCAGTCTACAAAGGAGTAATTCAAAGAATGCACCTTATGCTTCAACCAGAGCCAAGACTTGAGTTGCGCCCTCTGaagaacctcttcctcatctacTACACCTTGCTTGAAGACAATCAAGTTCCTTTGATCCCAAATGCCTCTTATAATATTAACCCATACTCCTTTCCAGACCAGATTCTGCTTAGAACTAGCTTGGTTCAAAGCAAAACTTTCAAAGTGCACCTTTATATCATTATGTTGGACGAAAGAGATTCCAATCCATTTGAAACACAAAGACCATACACATTGTGCATGTTTACACTACAGGAACAAATGTTGGCATGATTCATCATTTACCTGACAAAAGGTACATAACATAGTGTTTAACAGAACCCCTCTCCTACTCAAGCATTGTCTTGTTGGCATTCTACCCAGCAAAACTCTCCAAGCAGTTGTCGTTGCATTAGGAAATGCCTTTAACTTCCAAAGAATTTTAAACACATCTTGTTGAGAGCCTATGTCAGGCTTTGCTATGCATTCATAAGCAGATTTCACAGAATACGTCCCCGATACCTCCTTACCCCATACTTGTACGTCTTTGTTATTCTTCTTCAACACAGCCCTAGATAACACCATGGTCAGGTCTGTTTCCACTGAAGCTTCCCACTCAAATCTGGTTCTCCTCCACTTAAGACACCATCTCCATTCCGATTCCACCCACTCACCGACCTTTCCCACTGTATGTCCCTAGTTAAGAGACAAAGAGTACAATTTGGGAAACAAAGATTTGAGGTCAGAATTTCCTACCCAGACATCTTCCCAGAATTTTTGCTTTATCTGCACATCCTAATTCCCACCTTATTTCTTCTTGGAACCATCATTTTCCTCATCCCTCCCCACACACCTTTGTtaagtctctccaccaccaagactGAAGCCTAACAGGTGTTTGGGGGCTTCCAAACTCTAATCCATATTTTGAACCCAAAAGTTCCTTCCACCTACCACTCTCTTGTGATAAACACCTTCATCTCCATTTAGCTAGGAGTGCATGGTTGAACATACGTATGTCTCTAATTCCCAAGCCTCACTCCTCTCTGGGTCTACATACGTCCTTCCATCTTACCCATGTGATTGGCTTGTTCACTTTCTCCCATCCCCATAAGAATCTCCTCTGAATACTAATGATGCTTTTACTAATCGATTTTGGTGCTTTGAAGAGTGATAGATAATACAAGGGAATGGATGATATGACAGAGTTAATAAGACATATTCTCCCCGCCATAGATAAAAATCTTCCTTTCCACATGTTGAGTCTTGCTTTTAACTTGGTTATGACTGCCTCCCAGAAGAGTTTCttccttgggtttcctcttactTCAAGACCCAAATACTTAAAAGGTACCCTCATCTAAGTACAGTTCAAAGTCTTAGAGTAGACTACCACTGCATTACTTGGCACATTAATGCCTGCTAGTTTTGACTTGTGGAAGTTTATTTTTCAGACCAGATACTAACTTGAAACCCCTTAAGATTGCCTTCAGGGTTACCACATTACTGAAGGTGTTCTCATACAGAAAAAGAGTATCATATACGAACTGAAGGATGCACACCTCTAGCTCATTCTTGCCTATCTTAAGACCTGTCAAGAGGTTGTTCTTCATGGCTTGTCTTACTAACCCAAACAGGCCTTCTACAACCACGAGGAAAAAGAAAGGTGTTAGGGGATCACCTTGTCTCAACCCCCTTGAAGGTTTAAATTTCTCTGTTGGACATCCATTGACTAGCACAGACACTGTGGTGGATTCCAAGCATCCTCAGATCCACGAtattcacttgttgttaaaacCCATCTTAAAGAGTGTGTCATATAGAAAGTCTCACCTGACCGAGTCATAAGCTTTCTTGAAGTCCAGCTTTAGACATAGCCCACTTCTCCCCTTCCTCTTAAGGCCCTCTAACACTTCATTGGCCATAAGCACACTGTCAAGAATCACTCTGCCCTTTAAGAAAGTTGATTGGCTTTCATCAATAACAGAGAGCGGCACCTTCTTCAATCTACCTGCCAACACCTTCAAAATGATTTTGTATAGGGCTCCTACTAGTGAGATGGGACGATACTGTTCAAGCTTTATAAGGTCCCTAACCTTCGGAACAAGAGCAGTGAAGGATGCATTACACCCCTTTGGGAGACTCCCAGACTCATGGAAGAAAGACAGCGCATCCACAATATCGTCTTTTAAAATCTCCCAACTTTGCTTAAGAAAGTTGAAATTGAACTCATCTGGTCTTGGGCTCTTTGAACCTTCACATTGCCACACAACGTCCCTAATCTTTTTCTCGAAGAAAATAGCTAGAAGGCTTTCATTATCAGACGTGTTAATAGACTTAAACTCAACTCCATCTAGTTTTACCCCTAGGTCCTTCGTTGCTTTAAATCTGGCTTTGAACAACTTCTTCACCTCAAGTCGCACTGTACTtggttcctcacaccattggTCCCCCACTTGAACACCCTTTGCTTCATTCTTTACTCTTCTCCACCTCACTAATGAGTGGAAGAACCTAGTGTACGAGTCCCCAAACTTGAACTAGTTTGCTCTAGCCCTTTGACAGATAAGGGACTCAAGTTTGATATCATTCTCCTTTAGTCGACTTGCCAGCTCCATCCTTTTCCACCTGTCAGATTCCACTAGGCCCCCTTCACAATCTAAGCAGTCGAAGGCCTCTATTTCCTACAAAATCTTCCTCTTGGCAATATCAAGGTTACCAAACACTTCTGTATTCCATACTTTGAGATCAAACTTAAGgagtttcaatttttctttgatCTTTATTAACTCGTTCCCATGGGTTGAGTAGGACTGTCAATTATCCTTTACCATCCTGATAAAACCCCTTTCCATGTTCCAGGCATCAATTGTTCTGAAGGGTTTAGGGCCCCAATCCTTCTCCACTGACTTTACCACAATCGCACAATGGTCTGACACTTCCCTCCTTAAAACGTATTGTTTACTCATAGGCCATAACCAAAGCCAGTCTTCAGAGACAAGCACTCTATCAATTCTACTCTTTGTCAAGCCATCATGTTTGAACGATGTAAAATTCTTTCCTACAATAGGTAACTCCATCAACAGGTTAGAGTCAATGTAAGAATTGAATCCATTCAACTCGCTTGCTTGCACACCCCTTTCCTTAACCCCTTTTCTTTCACTTCTGTTTCTTACAGCATTAAAATCACCACACAAACACCATACTAGATCTTGAGAGGCCGATTTGGCATTGGAAAGATCCTCCCATAGAGTCTTCTTACCACTCAGAGAGCATGGAGAGTAAACATTGGGCACGACATATCTAGATGATGATTTCAGATGTTGTCCAGAGATAGCAATAAAGCCTTTCCCCATCACGTGACTTTCGTAGCTGAAGGATTCTGTATTCCACAAAGACAAAAGACTACCACTACCATTATCACCTTTATTGTGAATCCAACCAACTTTGTTATCCCCCCAAAGGGTGTAGCATCTAGCATCCAAAAGCTCACTTGTTTTCGTTTCTTGCAGACACACAAATTTTTCTTCCTCACACCCTATTATGGGCCTCAAGTACCTAGCTTTGGTTCCTCCCCCCAAGCCTCTTATGTTTAGATTGACAATTATCATAAGAGACCATCCTTTTTACTCTCCTCCACATTTTTCATTATCTCTAGGTCTCTCTCTTCCAAACAAATATATTCTTTGACTACCTCCAGCTCATCCCTGCGGCATGTAATCCCTGCTTGTCTACTAATCCCCCATAGCTTGGACGGTTCCACTAGCAATTCCGAATCCCTCCACCGCACATTACAATTAGCAATATCCCCGTCTGATATGGTTGTTGACGACATACCTTGTATATGGGAAGAGGTATTTCCGGCCTGTGACAGACGTGAACTCAACCTTACTGATCTCCTCGGTTGTGAATTGAATACTCCCAGCTCCGTTAAATTTCTGGTTTTACAGCGACGTGGGAGGGTTTTCGGTGCACTTTCCCCGGTCATTTCGTCGTCTTCCGAGTAAGGTAGAACGCCAGAACCTGTGCAAGGAGCCCCTTCTTCAGATAAGATTTTACGACCTTCAAAATGTCTACGACAATACTGCTGCCCTTCTTCCTTCCAAACCTTCTTCGCTGTGCTTGACTCACTCGTCGAACTAGGGGAAGCGAATGTGTTTGACTCGTTTGCAGCGTTCTCCTCCAAACCACGTGTCAACTCACAACTTGCTTCATGGGTTTTTCCTTCGTCTAACTCCAGCCCGAGTCCCATCTGATTTGGCCCAGACCCGGAACCATCTTCACCCGTTAACGCCTTCCCATCCTCTaattggacctccatctttccTTCTTGGCCCAACTCCACTTTGGTTCCATCTGGCAAAGACTACCTTCTAggtctttctctttctctttttccaGCAAACCTGCATAAGTGGTAGGGCTATTAAGAGTAACCCCATCTACTTTGTCAGCTTGGTTGTCAAAAACAGATCCTGCAAATACATTTTGCCTCTGTTTTCCTTCATTGGTGTATGACTTTTCACCTTTCCACTGACTTGTTCTATTTTTTTAGGAAGAAGCCCCAAAACTAGCCTTTGACATCTGTACCTTCCAATCCCCACCTACCTCCTCTCTTCCTCCCACCACTTTTCCCTTTGACCGGAGTTCCTCCCCGTCTCGGTGATTATTCTCCTCCTCTCCACTATTCTTAGAGAAGGATGATTCTTCCACGTACGTTTCAAAGGACGATACATTGTCTGAAGAATCATGGTTGTAGAGGTGGCCATTGCAACAATCAGCAGTGGATACTGGATGGTCCTCTTCAAGGAGGATACTTAACATATGTTCATTAATCCTCATCTTTTTTACCAACCTTACATACCGATGATTCTCGATACGAACTTGTATTTGAGTAAATTCCATGTTATCCCACATCAGCGTAGATTTATCAATTGACATCAACTTTACCGATTCACCAATCATTATTCTGAAGCATTCTTCGTTCCAAAGGGAGATAGGAAGGCCATAACACTTCACCCATACTACTTTGTGGCTCGCTACTACCATTTTCGTCGAAGGCTTTAAACTGACAAACAAACTATCGAACCAAACTCTGTTTAGCTTTATCAACTCCTCCATATTCTCCCCTTCTCTTGGTGTTAGGAGACCTAGGTTGTCCCCCATAGATCTTACTCTTATCATTTTCATGCCCCATTTTACAAACTCTTCACTCAGCTTATCAAAGTCCAGCCCATCAACATATTGACCCACTACACTTTTTTTCATCCACAACAAGGACTGTTGAAGAATCTTAGAATCTTAACCTTTCCCTTCCCTTCTTGCATGACCTTTAACAACTTAGCATAGgttttattcctttttttttccacCCACTCCTCCTTACCTTTCTTGAGAGTGTTTCCCTCCGCTTCCTCCACCTTGTTCTTCCCACGATCCAACGTCCTCACCTTGTCCACGCTCCTATTCTCTTTCCTCTCTAGATTGTTTGGTTCCCCAAGATGGAGACGGTACTTTGGGATATTCACATAGAGCTTTCTATTCCCTACATATATTTGGTCAAGCTCCCTCTCCAAATTTCCCGCATTTCTTACTTCAAAAAATCGCACAAACCAAAATCTTCTGCCCCACTTGTTTAGCCTACGTGAAATGAAGACTTATTTCACCCTTGCCCATTTTTGGAAGATTTTGAGCATGTCCATCTCACCATAATCATTTGGGAAGTTGGAGAAGAAGAACATTGTATAATCAAAGGAGTTGGGATGTATTCTACGGACAATATCGCGACGATTGTGCCCCAAAGGGATGTGtgttctcatattttttttctctgaaGTCTTCAGTGTCAAATGATTTGTTAGACTGTCCTACTAAACGATTTATCGTTTATGGGTGGACAATGAAAGAGCATGGACAACCAAGAAGGAACTATAATGAAAGGCTTCGTGCAGGGCGATTTAGAAGTGTTTTTGAAAGAGAACACGATATAgcttttctccaacagtcatgtttcacagctttagaataagtgtttggctcaacatgtgaagaaagagacataacaaaagatttgtaagaaggtgataaattgttataagacaaaacagaattcaaaggatatttaactcttgaagatgtactggaaacattaagattacaatgataatcctttaaatactcagGTGATCTTTTCATTCTTGTGCTCATTCGGACAGATGGATCTGATTCATAACTTTGTTTtatatcatgattttcattgaggttttggtctatatgAGAACAATCTTCTTCTGAAATCCCAATTTGTGACTCACAATTATTATCACTgctattttcaacattatcacaaggtgcaagaatggcttgtgatggcttgtgaagaaagagacataacaaagatttgtaagaaggtgataaattgttataagaaaaaacataattcaaaggatatttaactcttgaagatgtactggaaacattaagattacaatgataatcctttaaatactcagGTGGTCCTTTTATTCTTGTGCTTATTCGGACAGATGGATCTGATTCATAACTTTGttctatatcatgattttcattgaggttttggtctatatgggaACAATCTTCTTCTGAAATCTCAATTTGTGACTCACAATTATTATCACTgctattttcaacattatcacaaggtgtATTATCACAAGCTGCAATAATGGCTTGTGATGGCTGACTTAAGGCAAATTGATCTtcaacaaacaaaatttgatcattaatGTCAGGACTGTTAGTTTCCttgctagtatcttgaaccctttggtatggaaaaacatgttcataaaagacaacatccctagaaacaaaaaattctcttgattgaatattcaacaaaatatatccttttgtccccctttgaaaaccaataaaaacacattttgatgctctAGGATCAAATTTTAttctatttgttgacaaagtgctagcataacataaagaaccaaacacctttaatccattaaaatttgCATCAGTTTTGAAAAGAATTTCATGAGgagaataatagtttaaaacaggtgtgggaagcatgtttataataagcgcaacatgtatcacagaatatgactaataaattttgggtaaatgagattgtatcataagagctcttgctacatctaataaatgaccatgtttcctttcaactatactattttgttgtggagtattgacacatgatgtttgatgtattattcctttactgacaaaaaaattagtcatgaaaaattcagttccattatcacttcttattatttttattgttgtctcaaactgtgtttgaacaaaaataacaaaattttccaaaaccttaacaacttcatatttttgtttcaaaagaaaaattcatgtgtacctcgaatagtcatcaactatggtcaagaaatatttatgcccatgaattgatggtattgagtatggtccccaaacatctacatgaatcaaatcaaaacatttttttgatttagatgtaccaataggaaaaaaaagtcttttttctttgcaaaatgacaaacatcacaaacaaaagatttgttatatttaacaaaaggaaattcattcttgataacatcaaaacatttatttgaaatatgagcTAATCAAAAAtgccaaagggtttctagatcactagcactgacattaacagtattgatggtgtgtgtagattcaaggggtttaatttgaagtttctggtaagatgggatcctgagtatataaagtctatcttgcatcttagcataaccaattattttcaaggagtttttgtcttgaatgtgacaaccattagaatcaaaggtaagaacaaaagatagtttgtcaatcaattttgttattgaaagaagattaaaagtgaagcaaggaatatacaaaacattgtctatgacatgatttttgattgagaaaaaacacttccagaataattggcaatgacttgatttccatttggtaatttgatataaataggatcaatttgatgatataaagtgaagtaagttaaggatgaacaaatgtgatcagtagcaccactatcaataatccaagaactaaaagaagaaataaagttaTTACCAGTTTGTGTTGTTATGTTGGAAGGAATAACAGAGATTTGACTAGAAACATTGCCACTTGATTGACTtgttgtaaaagagctaacaatgtttgatactaCTCAGGAGTAAAATcaatttgttgagactccacttctgactttgaaccttcatgattttgctcattattgttaaaatttgtattatgaaAGGCTGCATGACTCTGATGATGGTTctggtttttaaatttgaaatgaggtggaaaaccacgctttttatagcatgtatcaatggtatgccATGTCTTTCCACAATAACTGTAAATTTTGGAAGTATATCCTCTTCCATAGCTTCCTCTTCCATATCCACCACCCATGTCATAGGTCGTAGCATTGTTTTTATAACCTCCTTTGCTAGTAGCAATCATTGCGTTGGATTGATCACAAAAACCTTGCCTCTCTTGTTGTGTAATGAGAGAGTAAACTCTATTCAAGGATGAACTATCTGatgaactaacatggtaaggtgaaaaaagatcttgtgagggATCAACAACTTCACCCATAGATAAATGTAGCAACCAGAGCTTTGAtgccatattacaaagtggactaactcaaccccataaaaccggcttatgaggtgaggtttgcacccacttatatacaatgaaatattcttatatatagtcgatatgggatctccaacacacacccctcacgccgagagtgacagctcgtgcgtgggacaacatattatgggtggttcgataatgactcgatagcgggtggcacgataggcccaacaaacattcgctaggatagactttaaatggttttgataccatattatgaaatagaacagatatgaataaaagagaacaaagataaacaaaagaataaaaggaaggtaaaggatatgagaatgaatatctcttttttcttgttattgaaatcaaaacaaatggtctgaatatatacaagtagtacactcattctaggttaACTAAAGAGggaaataatcaattattaaatactagaatcataacacacaaagacaaaataaaggttattcacctctataaagagaaacaactgataattagaaaagacacccaattatTTTGCTCTATAaaaagaaacaactgataattagaaatgACTCCCAatttaatattaggatccttctataactctggTAGTCGTAtcctttaatattatataatattatcaaATACACTTGTGCTTTATTTGATATTCATTTATGTATTGGaagatattttgaaaaacagaaCACACACGTGTGTCGCTCATTTAAAggttttttgaaatatatttcgGGGAATATATTTAAGAGAAATTATGGTTATACTGAAAAAGATTTACTCTGAATGTAATCTTGAATATATTGATGTTTACTTGAATTATATCTGAGATTGTAAAGTCTTGATAACTCAGATGATATTCAAACATACTATCATAACTCATTGATGTATAATTCCTCcattatattgaaaatattaatgatCACTAAAAATCATAAAAGGGTTTCTAAGTGTAATTTTAGGAACAATCAGACTCAAAGGAGAACAAGTACAAAGTTTTCTTTTAGAGTGTCTAATGAAAAAATTGATGACTTTTCTACTGCAAGTTCACCGTGTTGTAAGAAGTAATATTTCTTTCTATGGACAGatgtcgaacccacaaggaacaattgaataatcaTGTAAAAGacgttagaatatatggccttaaacaagagggggtgaattttttaaaaggggtttttgaaaactttttcaggtttaatgaaa
The sequence above is a segment of the Phaseolus vulgaris cultivar G19833 chromosome 2, P. vulgaris v2.0, whole genome shotgun sequence genome. Coding sequences within it:
- the LOC137809075 gene encoding uncharacterized protein, with protein sequence MIIVNLNIRGLGGGTKARYLRPIIGCEEEKFVCLQETKTSELLDARCYTLWGDNKVGWIHNKGDNGSGSLLSLWNTESFSYESHVMGKGFIAISGQHLKSSSRYVVPNVYSPCSLSGKKTLWEDLSNAKSASQDLVWCLCGDFNAVRNRSERKGVKERGVQASELNGFNSYIDSNLLMELPIVGKNFTSFKHDGLTKSRIDRVLVSEDWLWLWPMSKQYVLRREVSDHCAIVVKSVEKDWGPKPFRTIDAWNMERGFIRMEIEAFDCLDCEGGLVESDRFFHSLVRWRRVKNEAKGVQVGDQWCEEPSTVRLEVKKLFKARFKATKDLGVKLDGVEFKSINTSDNESLLAIFFEKKIRDVVWQCEGSKSPRPDEFNFNFLKQSWEILKDDIVDALSFFHESGSLPKGCNASFTALVPKVRDLIKLEQYRPISLVGALYKIILKVLAGRLKKVPLSVIDESQSTFLKGRVILDSVLMANEVLEGLKRKGRSGLCLKLDFKKAYDSVRDIQWERSVSGWNRNGDGVLSGGEPDLSGKLQWKQT